ATAGCTATCATGCTGCTTCCTATCGCCAGCTTTCTTGAAAAATGCCGCTTCTCCAGGGCCCTTGCCGCACTTACCTGCATCTTATTAGTCGTGATCCTGCTCATTGGTGTGAGTATGCTGCTCACTACGCAAATGGGCACTTTTGTAGCCGATTTTCCACACCTGCAACAACAATTGCTACATACGATTACAGATCTGCAAGCCTGGGTCAATATGAAATTTCACATTAACTCCGCCCGCCAGATGGATTATTTAGAACAACTGGCCATGGGCACTTTAGGCTCTGCTACTGCTTTTGTAAGTACAGCACTCCTTTCATTGTCTTCCCTGCTGATCTTTATTATCTTTGTATTATTATATACCTTCTTTCTCCTCCTCTATCGTTCATTGCTCGTTACATTCCTCATTACCGTGTTCGATTCAAAATACCGCGAGACCTTGCTCAGCGTGATTGTAGAAACACGGCTGATCATTAAGGGATATGTGATGGGCCTGATGCTCGAAATGGTGGTAGTGGCTCTTGTGAACTGTACCCTTTTCTGGATCCTGGGTATCAAATATGCGACACTGTTAGGTATCATGGCTGCGATCTTTAATATTATTCCTTACCTGGGAATTTACGTGGCCACGGTTATCTCTATGTTGCTTACACTGACGAATAGTTCATTGGCGACCACGATACAGGTAGGCGTCGGATTGCTGGTGGTGCACTTCCTGGATAGCAATGTGCTGCTGCCGCGAATTGTGGGTAGTAAGGTGAAGATCAATGCGCTGGTAACCATCCTGGCAGTGGTGGCGGGTAATTTACTCTGGGGTGTACCGGGCATGTTCCTGGCCATTCCGTTTATTGCGATCCTGAAGATTATTTTTGAGAATATTGAACAAATGAAGCCCTGGGCCATTTTATTGGGGGATGCAGCACTGAAAAAAGTAAAGGTGCGGCATACAAGTGAGGAGGAAACTAAAGCAGCGACAGAGGTGGCACCCGAAAAGTAAAGCATGAATCATCAACATAAAGAGATGGAAGTTCCTGTACTGGAAGCAGACCACTTACAACTGCGGCCAATCAGCGAAAAAGACATCGCCGCATTGTTCAATCTATTTTCTTCGGAAAAAGTGATCCGTTTTATGGATATAGAACGCTTCATCAACGTTTCCGAAGCCGCCCAGTTAGTTGCCTTTTTCAGGGAAAAACTGCTGAGTGGAGAAGGTATGCGCTGGGGCATTTACCAGGAAGACAGCGATACCCTGATCGGTACCTGCGGCCTACATCATATTAACAGAACGCATTACAAAGCAGAAATGGGCTATGACCTCCTTCCCGCCTTCTGGGGCAAAGGGATCATGACCACCTCCCTGAACCGCTTATTACAATATGCCTTTGAAGAATTGTCGCTGAACCGGATCGAAGCGGTCGTAGACCCGGCTAATAAACTATCCCTCCTCCTGCTGGAAAGATTAGGGTTCCGGCAGGAAGGCCTCCTCCGGCAAGCTTTTTTTCAAAAAGGCCACTTTGTAGATACCTATATGTTCAGCTTACTCTCCAGTGATTATAACTACGAATTGCATTATTAATTAATCAATCGCAATAAAAGGCCCGCTATAGCTAACTGCTATGGCGGGCCTTTGTCATAATACTACGCTAAAAATACGGATAACCCGCCATTGAGTCACTAATAACCCGCAGATATCCCGCCTCTTTAAAGAGGCGGGATATCTGCGGGTTATAGGCGGGTTATCTGCGGGTTATCTGCGGGATATCTCCCTTTTTTTCATAGGTTGGGTCTGACCCTGATTGAGGGTTACATTTCGATAACTAAGCCTGTTCTAAGACAAAAAACTGGATTCTTCAACAGCTCATCCCAAAAATCACCCGCTTTCAAAAAACTTTATATTTTTGCCCCCATGCAATTCAGAAACGCCACCACCCTCGACATGCCCGCTATTGTAGCCATCTACAACAGCACCATTGCCGGCAGAATGGTCACTGCCGACACAGAACCTGTATCAGTAGAAAGCCGCATGCCCTGGTTTCACGTACACAACCCGGAAAAACGCCCTTTATGGGTAGTAGAAGAAAATGGGATCATGATAGGCTGGGTAAGCTTCCAGTCCTTTTATGGCCGCCCGGCCTACGACGGCACCGCCGAAATAAGTATCTATTTAGATGAAAATCAACGAGGTAAGGGTTATGGGAGGACAATTCTTGAATATGCGATGGCACAATGTCCATCGATTGGCATAAAGACATTACTGGGATTTATTTTCTCCCACAATGAACCGAGTATTAAATTATTTGAAAAACTGGGTTTCACTTCCTGGGCACATATGCCCAATATTGCCGTTTTGGATGGCATCGAAAGAAGCCTGGATATTCTTGGTAAAAGGATCTATTAGGATACCAGCACCACAATCTTATACACACATCTGCGAGCGCCGCTGATAATATGGTCAGCGCGCTCCACCTCCACACCATCCCCCATCAGGTGCTTAAAAGTCTTCAATTCCGAATTACAAATATTCGCACAATTCAGCGCTGCATTACATATAGGACAATGATTCTCAATAAAATAGAATCCACCCTCCCCATCTTCCTGCCATTCCGCCAGGTAGCCTTCCCGGGTCCTTAAAGCCGCAAAGGCCTCCAGTTTCTCCGCCACATCCCGGATACCAGACAGCGCATTATAATACTTCTCATGCCGCTGCTGTTCCCTGGCCGCCACTACCTTATCCAGCGCCTCTTCACCCAGCTCCACGCGGATCGTTTCTAATAATTGTAAGGTAAACTCCGCATGGGTATCCGGAAAATGTGCATGCCCCACCGGGGTCAGATCCCAGATCTGCACAGGACGACCGACCCCCTTAGATGTCGTCGCCGACATCACCAGTCCTTCTTCTGCCAGTTTCAGCAGTTGCAGCCGGGCGCCCTCTCCTGTAATGTTCAAAGCAGCGGCCAGCATAGCGGCCGACTGAGGCCCCTTCGTTTTCAGTAACTGCAAAAATCTATCTGCCGTTGCCTTCGTGATGGGTTTATAATTTTCCAAGTATTTACTTGTTTTATTCTCAAATGTCGTAATTTTGTAGGAGTTAAAAAAATTTGTTGCGACAATCAACGAGCTCCACGGTCCAAATAGCCGGAAGCTAAACGATAAATACAAGGACACAGATGAACGTTTTGATCTTCAATGGAACGATGGATTCAAGTCCATACACCACGGCAAACCGACTTTCTGCCTATTTTGAAGAACAGTTCCGCCAGAAAGGCTACACTACAGAAGTATTCAGTCCAAAAGGCGGTCATATTCCGTTCTTTGAATATCCAAAAGGCGATATGCCCGCATCCGTAAAAGCTATGTGCGATGCCTTTTGTAAAGCGGATGTACTCGTCTGGCTCACTCCCCTTTACCACGGGAGTATGACCGGGGTCATGAAAAATGCACTGGACTGGTTAGAGATGACGAGCAAACTCAGTAATCCATATTTAACCGGAAAGGTCGTAGCTTTGGTGAGTTGGGGAGATGGTCACCAGGCAATGCAGGGCATCAATGCCATGGATTCCGTAGCTAAAGCATTGAGAGCGTGGGTACTACCCTACTCCGTTCCTATCATGAAGGAACACCTGTATACGGCAGATGGAAAGGATTTTACCGAGCCATATAAGAATAAGTTCGATCGCCTCATCTCCCTCCTGGGAGAATCAAAGGTTTTGAAACACATACAGTAATAGGTTAATATCATAAAAAAGGAAGCAATTATGATCACAGTATCAGATAAAGCTAGCGTATATATTAAGGATCTGATGGTCAAAGAAAACCATGCACCCAATACCTTTGTTCGCGTAGGCGTGAAAGGTGGTGGTTGCTCAGGTCTGGAATATGTACTGAAATTTGAAGAATCAGAAAAACAGGAAGGGGATCAAATCTTTGAAGATAAAGGTGTTAAGATAGTAGTACAGATGAAAAGCCTCTTGTATCTTTACGGCACAGAACTGGACTACAGCGACGGTCTGAACGGTAAAGGGCTATTCTTTAACAACCCGAATGCGACCCGTACCTGTAGTTGTGGCGAGAGCTTCGCTGTATAATAATAAAATAAAAACAGCAGGCAGCTTACTTAATTAATCCGGAAAATGAGAAATAGCAACGAAATAATTGACGACATAGCCAACAAGGAATACGAGTTTGGCTTTACCACCGACATCGAGATGGAAATGGCTCCCGTTGGCCTCAACGAGGATACCATCCGCTACATCTCTGCTAAAAAGGAAGAACCAGAATGGCTCCTGCAATGGCGCCTGAAGGCATTCGCTGCCTTCCAGAAAATGCAGTGGCCCAGCTGGCAGCATTTCAAAATGCCGGAACTGGATCTGCAAAAGATCTCTTACTACGCCGCTCCAAAAAGAAAATCATTAAAAAGCCTGGATGAAGTAGATCCTGAAATCCTGGCTACCATGGAGAAACTCGGTATTCCACTGAATGAGCAGAAAGCGCTCTCCGGTGTAGCTGTAGACGTGGTGTTCGACAGTGTATCCGTTGCTACTACTTTCCGTGAAAAATTAGCTGAACTGGGTGTCATCTTCTGCTCCTTCGGGGAAGCAGTACGCGAACACCCGGAACTGGTGAAAGAATACCTGGGGACCGTAGTACCTCACTCTGACAACATTTTTGCCGCGCTGAATGCAGCCGTATTCTCCGATGGCTCTTTTGTATATATTCCAAAAGGCGTACGCTGCCCCATGGAACTGAGCACCTACTTCCGTATCAATGCGGAAAATACCGGCCAGTTTGAGCGTACCCTCATCATCTGCGACGACAATGCCTACGTAAGTTACCTCGAAGGCTGCACGGCACCACGCCGCGATGAGAACCAGCTGCACGCTGCAGTAGTGGAACTCATTGCACTGAACCATGCAGAAATCAAATACTCCACCGTTCAAAACTGGTACCCCGGTGATAAAGACGGTAAGGGTGGTATTTACAACTTCGTAACCAAACGTGGTATCTGTAAAGGAAATAGGAGCAAGATCTCCTGGACACAGGTAGAAACCGGCTCCGCTATCACCTGGAAATATCCAAGTGTAATCCTGCAGGGCGATGATGCTGAAGGCGAATTCTACTCCGTAGCAGTAACCCGCAACAAGCAGATTGCTGATACCGGTACCAAAATATATCACCTGGGTCGCAATACCCGCAGCCGTATCATTTCAAAAGGTATTTCTGCAGGCACCAGTGATAATACCTATCGTGGTCTCGTACAGGTAGGTCCGCGTGCTGCCAATGCACGTAACTTTACCCAGTGTGATTCCCTGCTCATAGGCGATCGCTGTGGCGCTCACACCTTCCCATACATCGAATCAAAGAATAGCACCGCTACCGTAGAACACGAAGCGACTACCTCCAAGATCGGGGAAGACCAGATCTTCTACCTCAACCAACGTGGTATCAATACAGAACAGGCAGTAGCCCTCATCGTAAACGGCTATGCCAAGGAAGTACTGAACCAGCTCCCGATGGAGTTCGCGGTAGAAGCACAAAAACTGCTGTCCATCACGCTTGAAGGTAGTGTAGGATAATAGCAGCGGAACGATATATTTATTTACAAAGCAAACAACAGAGAAACAAAACATATCATGCTGACGATTAAAAATCTGCACGCAGAAGTAGACGGTAAGAAAATATTAAAGGGCCTGAACCTGGAAATCAAAGCAGGTGAGATGCATGCTATTATGGGCCCTAACGGTGCCGGCAAAAGCTCACTGGCTTCTGTGCTCGCGGGTCGTGAGAACTATACAGTGACTGAAGGTGAAGTGATCTTCGACGGCAAAAACCTGCTGGAAATGTCTCCTGAAGACCGCGCCCGCGAAGGCGTCTTCCTGGCATTCCAGTACCCTGTAGAAATTCCGGGTGTATCTAACCTGAATTTCCTCAAGACTGCCCTGAACGAGATCAGAGCCTACCACAGCCTGCCTGCAATGGAAGCAAAGGAATTCCTGAAACTGACCAAAGAGAAACAGCAGATGATGGACTTTAATGCGAACCTGATGAACCGCTCTCTGAATGAAGGTTTTTCCGGTGGTGAAAAGAAACGTAACGAAGTTTTCCAGATGGCTATGCTGGATCCTAAATTCGCTATTCTTGATGAAACTGACTCCGGCCTGGACATCGATGCACTGCGTATCGTAGCAAGTGGTGTAAACAAACTGCGCGCTGCTGACAAAGCATTCATGGTGATCACCCACTACCAGCGCCTGCTCGATTATATCGTGCCTGATTTCGTACACGTACTGGCAGATGGCGTGATCGTGAAAACCGGAAATAAAGACCTGGCGCTGGAACTGGAAGAAAAAGGCTACGACTGGCTGAAAGAAGATGTACATCAGAAAGAATCCGTATAAGGATCCCTCTTTTGACAACGTACAAATTATTTTAACTCAGGCAAATCGGTCTATAGATTTCAACACATGACTAGCGATATCAATAAATCATTTTACGACTTTATATCTAACGGGATGCCCGGTCCTGAGCAGCAGGCAGACGTGAACAACGCCATCCTGCCTGCACGCAAAGCCGCTTTCAGCCGCTTTCGCTCGCTTGGCCTACCTACCCTCAAAACTGAAGAATGGCGCTATACTAACATACAGCGCTATCTGAAAGATGCATTCACCCTGGCAGAAGAAGAACAATCTTCCGTAACTGCCGAACAATTGAGCAGTGCAAGCATTCCTAAACTGGACAGCTATACCGCTGTACTGGTAAACGGCCGCCTGCAAACTGAATTGTCTCAGCTGCCTGCTGATGGAAAGATCACCATCTCCAAAATCAGCGATGCCGCAGGTAATGCCGCTTTACAAAACTGGTTCGACAAGCATCCGCATCTGCAAAAACAACCCTTTGCAGCGCTCAATGCAGCCTTCTTTGCCGATGGCCTGTTCGTGGAAGCCGGCGTAAACGCCAGTCTCGATAAACCACTGCACATCGTTCATGTATATACTGCTGCTGTAAACGCTTTCATTCAGCCACACCACCTGGTGGTATTGCATAAAAGCGCTACCCTCGAACTCATCGAGACTTCCGTAAACCTGCACGAAGATGCCATCGCATTCGTGAACAGCGTTACTGAAGTAATACTGGAAGAGAACGCGGAACTCTGGCATTACAATGTACAGAGCACTGTTAAAAACAGCCGCCACATCTACCATACCTCTGCCCTGCAGAAAGCTGACAGTCGCTACCATCACTTTAACTTTACACTGCCTGCTGCTGAACTGACACGTAACAACCTGAGCGTGGCACTGACCGGCAGCAATACAGAGACCAACCTGCATGGCCTCTTCCTTGCTACCGAAACACAGCATGTAGATAACCATACTTTCGTGGACCACCAGGTACCCCATTGTAACAGTAATGAACTGTACAAAGGTGTACTGCTGGATAATGCCAAAGGTGTATTCACCGGCAAGATCATGGTTCACCAGGATGCACAGAAAACAAATGCTTTCCAGCAGAACAATAACCTGCTGATGAGCGAAAAGGCAAATATCAACTCACAACCACAGCTGGAGATCTATGCTGATGACGTGAAATGCAGCCATGGTTTTACCGTAGGCCGTTTCAGCGAAGAAGCATTGTTCTACCTCCGCTCCCGTGGTATTGGTGAAGAAGCTGCCAAGACACTCATGGTAAATGCATTTGCATTTGATATTACCGATCAGGTGCACATTCCTGCTTTACAGGCGTTCCTTTCAGATAAGATTCGCAGGTACGTAACCGGCGCTATCAATAACTAATTCCGTAAGAAATTACGATCTTTGCAGGAGGTCATGTCATCATAGTATGACATGACCTCCGTTTTTTCAAAATTGAATAATATGGCACACGTTCCAGACCTCGCTGCACCGGCATTAGATATAGATAAGATCAGACAGGATTTCCCGCTGTTGCAGGAAAAGGTGTATGGCAAACCAATCGTATATCTTGATAATTCAGCTACGACTCAAAAGCCACAGGTAGTGCTGGATACGCTGGAGCGATATTATAAACACTACAACAGCAATGTACACCGTGGGGTGCATCACCTGAGCCAGGTAGCTTCTGAAGAATACGAGGCAGCCCGTGATATCGTTGCAGGTTTTATCAATGCCCGTGAGCGGGAAGAAGTGATCTTCACAAAAGGTACCACTGATAGCATTAACCTCGTTGCAAATGTATTTGGCAGAGGTGTGATCAAAGCAGGCGATGAAGTGATCGTATCTGCAATGGAACACCATTCTAATATTGTTCCCTGGCAGATCATGTGTGAAGATAGAGGCGCAGTGCTGAAAGTGATCCCGATGGATGAGCATGGAGATCTGATCATGGAGGAGTATACAAAACTGCTTTCTGATAAAGTGAAGATTGTAAGTGTAGCCTATATATCCAATTCCCTGGGCACTGTGAACCCGGTACGTGAAATTATTGCACAGGCACATGCACACAATATACCAGTCTTGCTGGATGCTGCACAGGCTATTCAACATATGCCACTGGATGTACAGGAACTGGATGCAGATTTCATTGCCTTTTCCGGGCATAAGGTTTATGGACCAACTGGTATCGGTATCCTGTATGGTAAAAGAGAATGGCTGGATAAACTGCCTCCTTACCAGGGTGGCGGCGATATGATTAAGACGGTTACATTTGCAAAGACTACTTATAATGTACTGCCCTTTAAATATGAAGCAGGTACTCCGGATATCAGTGGCGCTATTGCATTAGGAGCAGCGGTAAAATATATCCAGGAAACTGGCCTGGAAAATATTCATGCATATGAAGAGCAACTGATGAATTATGCAGTTGAGCAATTGTCGAAGATAGCAGGATTACGTTTTATTGGTAATCCCAAACACAGATCCGGCGCGATTTCGTTTTTAGTAGCTAACATTCATCCATATGACCTGGGTGAATTGCTGGATAAACAGGGTGTGGCTATCAGAACAGGGCACCATTGCGCAGAACCGGTGATGGATTTCTTTTGCATCCCGGGTACCGTGAGAGCCAGCTTTGCCATGTATACAACGAAGGAAGATATTGACAGGCTGGTAGTAGCGATCAACAAAGCAGTCAGCATGTTACAATAATGATTCTCCATTGGCCTGCATTTACAAAGAAGAAAAGCATTTCCCTTTTAAAATCTCTGGCCATTAGTCGAATTTCAATAAACAGGAAGTATGACGATCAACGAAAAACAGGACGAACTGATTTCCGATTTCTCCTTTATGGATGAATGGATGGATAAATATGAATACATTATCCAGTTAGGCAAGGATCTGCCGCTGATAGACCCGAAATATAAAACAGACGATAACCTCATTAAAGGTTGTCAGTCACAGGTATGGCTACACACTGAACTGGTAGATGGTAAACTGATCTTTACTGCAGATAGTGATGCAGTGATTACAAAAGGATTGGTGAGCCTGCTGGTTGGAGTACTGTCCGGCCATACACCCAAAGAAATCGCAGCATCTGAAATTTATTTTATAGACGAGATTGGCTTGAAAAGCCACTTGTCTCCTACGCGCTCCAATGGCTTGCTGAGCATGCTCAAGCAAATGAAAATATACGGATTAGCATATCAGGTAAAATCGCAACAATGAACTTAAAAGATCAGATAGAAGAAGTATTGAAAACAGTGTATGATCCTGAGATTCCAGTGAATATCTGGGAACTGGGATTAATTTATGAAGTAAAGGTAAATGATAATAACAGGGTAGCTATTACTATGACGCTGACAGCACCAGCGTGCCCGGTGGCAGGTGATATTGTACGTGAGGTGGATGAGAAAGTAAAGGCAATTGAAGGGGTGAGTGATTGTGATGTGACCCTGACTTTTGAACCGGC
This window of the Chitinophaga sancti genome carries:
- a CDS encoding AI-2E family transporter, yielding MNEVKLPFNARLAFTLLSLILLMYIARLGHELLVPLAFAFLIAIMLLPIASFLEKCRFSRALAALTCILLVVILLIGVSMLLTTQMGTFVADFPHLQQQLLHTITDLQAWVNMKFHINSARQMDYLEQLAMGTLGSATAFVSTALLSLSSLLIFIIFVLLYTFFLLLYRSLLVTFLITVFDSKYRETLLSVIVETRLIIKGYVMGLMLEMVVVALVNCTLFWILGIKYATLLGIMAAIFNIIPYLGIYVATVISMLLTLTNSSLATTIQVGVGLLVVHFLDSNVLLPRIVGSKVKINALVTILAVVAGNLLWGVPGMFLAIPFIAILKIIFENIEQMKPWAILLGDAALKKVKVRHTSEEETKAATEVAPEK
- a CDS encoding GNAT family N-acetyltransferase, which gives rise to MNHQHKEMEVPVLEADHLQLRPISEKDIAALFNLFSSEKVIRFMDIERFINVSEAAQLVAFFREKLLSGEGMRWGIYQEDSDTLIGTCGLHHINRTHYKAEMGYDLLPAFWGKGIMTTSLNRLLQYAFEELSLNRIEAVVDPANKLSLLLLERLGFRQEGLLRQAFFQKGHFVDTYMFSLLSSDYNYELHY
- a CDS encoding GNAT family N-acetyltransferase, with protein sequence MQFRNATTLDMPAIVAIYNSTIAGRMVTADTEPVSVESRMPWFHVHNPEKRPLWVVEENGIMIGWVSFQSFYGRPAYDGTAEISIYLDENQRGKGYGRTILEYAMAQCPSIGIKTLLGFIFSHNEPSIKLFEKLGFTSWAHMPNIAVLDGIERSLDILGKRIY
- a CDS encoding helix-turn-helix transcriptional regulator translates to MENYKPITKATADRFLQLLKTKGPQSAAMLAAALNITGEGARLQLLKLAEEGLVMSATTSKGVGRPVQIWDLTPVGHAHFPDTHAEFTLQLLETIRVELGEEALDKVVAAREQQRHEKYYNALSGIRDVAEKLEAFAALRTREGYLAEWQEDGEGGFYFIENHCPICNAALNCANICNSELKTFKHLMGDGVEVERADHIISGARRCVYKIVVLVS
- a CDS encoding NADPH-dependent FMN reductase produces the protein MNVLIFNGTMDSSPYTTANRLSAYFEEQFRQKGYTTEVFSPKGGHIPFFEYPKGDMPASVKAMCDAFCKADVLVWLTPLYHGSMTGVMKNALDWLEMTSKLSNPYLTGKVVALVSWGDGHQAMQGINAMDSVAKALRAWVLPYSVPIMKEHLYTADGKDFTEPYKNKFDRLISLLGESKVLKHIQ
- a CDS encoding HesB/IscA family protein, with protein sequence MITVSDKASVYIKDLMVKENHAPNTFVRVGVKGGGCSGLEYVLKFEESEKQEGDQIFEDKGVKIVVQMKSLLYLYGTELDYSDGLNGKGLFFNNPNATRTCSCGESFAV
- the sufB gene encoding Fe-S cluster assembly protein SufB; translated protein: MRNSNEIIDDIANKEYEFGFTTDIEMEMAPVGLNEDTIRYISAKKEEPEWLLQWRLKAFAAFQKMQWPSWQHFKMPELDLQKISYYAAPKRKSLKSLDEVDPEILATMEKLGIPLNEQKALSGVAVDVVFDSVSVATTFREKLAELGVIFCSFGEAVREHPELVKEYLGTVVPHSDNIFAALNAAVFSDGSFVYIPKGVRCPMELSTYFRINAENTGQFERTLIICDDNAYVSYLEGCTAPRRDENQLHAAVVELIALNHAEIKYSTVQNWYPGDKDGKGGIYNFVTKRGICKGNRSKISWTQVETGSAITWKYPSVILQGDDAEGEFYSVAVTRNKQIADTGTKIYHLGRNTRSRIISKGISAGTSDNTYRGLVQVGPRAANARNFTQCDSLLIGDRCGAHTFPYIESKNSTATVEHEATTSKIGEDQIFYLNQRGINTEQAVALIVNGYAKEVLNQLPMEFAVEAQKLLSITLEGSVG
- the sufC gene encoding Fe-S cluster assembly ATPase SufC, yielding MLTIKNLHAEVDGKKILKGLNLEIKAGEMHAIMGPNGAGKSSLASVLAGRENYTVTEGEVIFDGKNLLEMSPEDRAREGVFLAFQYPVEIPGVSNLNFLKTALNEIRAYHSLPAMEAKEFLKLTKEKQQMMDFNANLMNRSLNEGFSGGEKKRNEVFQMAMLDPKFAILDETDSGLDIDALRIVASGVNKLRAADKAFMVITHYQRLLDYIVPDFVHVLADGVIVKTGNKDLALELEEKGYDWLKEDVHQKESV
- the sufD gene encoding Fe-S cluster assembly protein SufD, which encodes MTSDINKSFYDFISNGMPGPEQQADVNNAILPARKAAFSRFRSLGLPTLKTEEWRYTNIQRYLKDAFTLAEEEQSSVTAEQLSSASIPKLDSYTAVLVNGRLQTELSQLPADGKITISKISDAAGNAALQNWFDKHPHLQKQPFAALNAAFFADGLFVEAGVNASLDKPLHIVHVYTAAVNAFIQPHHLVVLHKSATLELIETSVNLHEDAIAFVNSVTEVILEENAELWHYNVQSTVKNSRHIYHTSALQKADSRYHHFNFTLPAAELTRNNLSVALTGSNTETNLHGLFLATETQHVDNHTFVDHQVPHCNSNELYKGVLLDNAKGVFTGKIMVHQDAQKTNAFQQNNNLLMSEKANINSQPQLEIYADDVKCSHGFTVGRFSEEALFYLRSRGIGEEAAKTLMVNAFAFDITDQVHIPALQAFLSDKIRRYVTGAINN
- a CDS encoding aminotransferase class V-fold PLP-dependent enzyme, with translation MAHVPDLAAPALDIDKIRQDFPLLQEKVYGKPIVYLDNSATTQKPQVVLDTLERYYKHYNSNVHRGVHHLSQVASEEYEAARDIVAGFINAREREEVIFTKGTTDSINLVANVFGRGVIKAGDEVIVSAMEHHSNIVPWQIMCEDRGAVLKVIPMDEHGDLIMEEYTKLLSDKVKIVSVAYISNSLGTVNPVREIIAQAHAHNIPVLLDAAQAIQHMPLDVQELDADFIAFSGHKVYGPTGIGILYGKREWLDKLPPYQGGGDMIKTVTFAKTTYNVLPFKYEAGTPDISGAIALGAAVKYIQETGLENIHAYEEQLMNYAVEQLSKIAGLRFIGNPKHRSGAISFLVANIHPYDLGELLDKQGVAIRTGHHCAEPVMDFFCIPGTVRASFAMYTTKEDIDRLVVAINKAVSMLQ
- a CDS encoding SufE family protein, translating into MTINEKQDELISDFSFMDEWMDKYEYIIQLGKDLPLIDPKYKTDDNLIKGCQSQVWLHTELVDGKLIFTADSDAVITKGLVSLLVGVLSGHTPKEIAASEIYFIDEIGLKSHLSPTRSNGLLSMLKQMKIYGLAYQVKSQQ
- a CDS encoding DUF59 domain-containing protein — translated: MNLKDQIEEVLKTVYDPEIPVNIWELGLIYEVKVNDNNRVAITMTLTAPACPVAGDIVREVDEKVKAIEGVSDCDVTLTFEPAWNKDMMSEEARLELGFM